A DNA window from Pseudomonas cannabina contains the following coding sequences:
- a CDS encoding IS5 family transposase: MQKTFSELEYTGKKKQTRRDRFLADLEQLVPWALLEAQVAPFYSNTAGKRGRPAIGVSRMLRMYVVQQCFGFSDEGCEDAVYDSQAIRGFMGIDLGRESAPDATTLLRFRRLLEVHQLTRLLFETINQHLASRGLLLKEGTIVDATLIAAPPSVKNREGKRDPEMHQARKGNQWHFGMKAHIGVDATSGLVHSVVGTAANVADVTQVGQLLHGDETYVSGDAGYTGAAKRPEHAERDVIWSIAERPSSYKQHGEGSVLYRVKRKIEYAKAQLRAKVEHPFQVIKVRFNHRKVRYRGLEKNTAQLFSLFGLANLMLAKRYLQQTAG, encoded by the coding sequence ATATACCGGCAAGAAAAAGCAGACTCGCCGAGATCGCTTCCTGGCTGACCTTGAACAGTTGGTGCCCTGGGCCCTGCTGGAGGCGCAAGTGGCGCCGTTTTATAGCAACACCGCAGGCAAGCGCGGACGCCCTGCGATAGGGGTGTCGCGCATGTTGCGCATGTACGTCGTGCAGCAGTGTTTCGGTTTCTCCGATGAAGGTTGCGAAGATGCCGTCTACGACAGCCAGGCCATCCGCGGTTTTATGGGTATCGACCTGGGTCGCGAGTCTGCACCGGATGCCACCACCTTGCTGCGTTTTCGCCGCTTGCTGGAAGTCCATCAGCTAACCCGGCTGCTGTTTGAAACGATTAACCAGCATCTGGCCAGCCGGGGGCTGCTGCTCAAGGAAGGCACTATCGTCGACGCTACTCTGATCGCCGCGCCGCCCTCGGTCAAGAACCGAGAAGGCAAGCGTGATCCTGAGATGCATCAGGCCAGGAAAGGCAATCAATGGCACTTTGGGATGAAGGCCCACATTGGTGTAGACGCCACGTCGGGGCTGGTGCACAGCGTAGTAGGGACGGCCGCTAACGTGGCGGATGTCACCCAGGTTGGCCAGTTGCTTCACGGTGACGAAACCTATGTTTCGGGTGACGCTGGATACACCGGTGCGGCCAAGCGACCGGAGCATGCTGAACGGGACGTTATCTGGTCGATTGCAGAACGGCCAAGCAGTTACAAGCAGCACGGCGAAGGCAGCGTGCTGTATCGGGTCAAGCGCAAAATTGAATATGCCAAGGCGCAACTGCGTGCCAAGGTCGAGCACCCCTTCCAGGTAATCAAGGTGCGCTTCAATCATCGCAAGGTTCGCTACCGTGGGCTGGAAAAGAATACAGCGCAGTTGTTCAGTTTGTTTGGGTTGGCCAATCTGATGCTGGCCAAGCGGTATTTACAACAGACGGCAGGATAA